The Streptomyces sp. NBC_00286 nucleotide sequence CGTCTCCTTCAGGCCGGAGGGGTCGGTGTACTTCGTGTTCTTCATCCCGAGGTCGGCGGCGGCGTCGTTCATCTTCTTGACGAACGCGGCCTCGTCGCCGCCCGAGTCCCAACGGGCCAGCAGCCTCGCGACGTTGTTCGCGGACGGAATCATGATGGCCGCGAGCGCCTGCCGCTGGGTGAGGGTGTCGCCCTCCTTGATGGTGTTGAGCGTGGACTCGTTCTGCTCGTCGTTGTCGTAACCGCCCTCCGTCTCGGCCTTCGCGTCGACGGGGATGTTCTTGCCCTCCTCGTCGGGCTTCAGCGGGTGGTCCTTGAGGATCACGTACGCGGTCATGGCCTTGGCGACCGAGCCGATGGCGACGGGCTGCTGCTTGCCGAAGTTGTCGACGGTGCCGATGCCGTTGACGTCCATCCAGCCCTGGCCCTCCTGGGGCCACGGCAGGCTGACCTTGTCGCCCTCGAAGGTGTACGTCTGGTCGGCCGTCAGCGCCAGCTCGGGCGCCGGCAAGGGCCGTACGGCCTGCACCACCGCGAACACCACGGCCACCAGGATGACCAACGGCGTCCAGATCTTGACCCGCCGCACAATCGTCCGCACCGGAGTCTCCGGAGGCGGCGGGGTATTCGTCAGCTCAGCCAGCAGATCAAGCGGCGGCTTGGGCGGCAACGGCTGCTGAGCGGTCCGCTCGGGCCCGATCTGCGCGATGGCGGCGGTCTCGGCGGCTGGCGGAACAGCCGGCTTCTCCGGCGGTCCATCCGGCTTCTCCGGCGAAGCGACCGGCTTCTCCTTGGGAGCAGCCGGTTCGTCGAGCGGCTTGAGCGCCACGAACTTGCTCGTGCGCTCGGACTCACGCTCGACGGGGGGCTTGTCGCCGCCGGGCTTGTCTCCGTCGGGCTTCTCGGCGCCGGGCTCGGCACCCTTGGGCTTCTCGTCCGGCTTCGCGTCGCCGGGCTTGTCATCCGGCTTGGCATCGCCCACCTTGAGCGTGGTGGTGGGCTGATCAACAGCGGGCGCCCGCACCTTGAAGGTGGCGGTGGGCTGGTCGACGGGACGCTTGGACTTGTCGTCAACGGCACCAGAGCCGGGCTCGCCGTCGTCGTCCCGGTCGGTGACCGGGGTGGCTCCGCCGCCGGCGCGGGGGTCACGCTTCGCATCGGCGTCCTGGGCGGGCGCGGAGTCGGGCTCCGCTCCAGCGTCCTGGCGGGTCGCGGAGCCGGATTTCGCGTCGGCGCCGGGGGCGGGGGCGGTTTCGTCGGCGGGGGCGGAGTCCACCTCCGGCTCAACCTCGTCGCCGCCCTGCTCGGGCGCGGAGTCAGCCTTGGCACCGGGGGCGGGGCGGACTTCGCCGACGGGCGCGGCACCGGCCTCAGGCTCGTCCGCGTCGCCGCCTTGCTCGGGCGCGGAGTCGGCCTTGGCGCCGGAGGCAGGGGTGGCTTCGCCGACGGGGGCTGCACCCGCCTCCGGCTCGACCTCGTCGCCGCCCTGTGCGGCTCCGGAGTCAGACTTCGCGCCGACGCCCGAGGCGGGGGCGGCATCGCCGCCGGAGGCGCCAGCGTCGGGAGCAGTCTTGTCGCCGGGGGCGGCATCCGCCTTCGACTCATCCGCGTCGGCACCACGGCCGCTGGCCGGGGTGCCCTCGGCCGAGAGCTCCGCGTCCTCCACGTGCCCGTCATCGGAGCCGCCTACAGGGCGGTCGTCCTTCGCGTCACCAGACGCGTCCTCGTCGGCGGCAGGCTCCGCGTCAACGTCGCGGGCGGCGACGGCCGAGGAGGCCTCGCCGTCGGCACCTGAGGCGGCAGCCATCCCGGCGGAGGCGGTGTCCTCCGGCTCGTCCGCCTCGGCGCCACGGCCACCGGCCGGAGTGTCGTCGCCCGTGGACTCGGCGTCCGACTGCGCGTCGGCGCCCCCGTCCGCCGACTCGGCGTCCGGCCGCTCGCCATCCTCTGCGACCTCGGTCTCGGAGACGCCCGCAGGACGGTCGACCTTCGCGCCACCGGAAGCATCCTCGCCGGAGGCAGACGCCCTGTCGGCGTCCTGGCCCTCGGCCGAGACGGCTACGCCGTCGCCGGCGTCAGCTGCGGT carries:
- a CDS encoding D-alanyl-D-alanine carboxypeptidase, encoding MAAASGADGEASSAVAARDVDAEPAADEDASGDAKDDRPVGGSDDGHVEDAELSAEGTPASGRGADADESKADAAPGDKTAPDAGASGGDAAPASGVGAKSDSGAAQGGDEVEPEAGAAPVGEATPASGAKADSAPEQGGDADEPEAGAAPVGEVRPAPGAKADSAPEQGGDEVEPEVDSAPADETAPAPGADAKSGSATRQDAGAEPDSAPAQDADAKRDPRAGGGATPVTDRDDDGEPGSGAVDDKSKRPVDQPTATFKVRAPAVDQPTTTLKVGDAKPDDKPGDAKPDEKPKGAEPGAEKPDGDKPGGDKPPVERESERTSKFVALKPLDEPAAPKEKPVASPEKPDGPPEKPAVPPAAETAAIAQIGPERTAQQPLPPKPPLDLLAELTNTPPPPETPVRTIVRRVKIWTPLVILVAVVFAVVQAVRPLPAPELALTADQTYTFEGDKVSLPWPQEGQGWMDVNGIGTVDNFGKQQPVAIGSVAKAMTAYVILKDHPLKPDEEGKNIPVDAKAETEGGYDNDEQNESTLNTIKEGDTLTQRQALAAIMIPSANNVARLLARWDSGGDEAAFVKKMNDAAADLGMKNTKYTDPSGLKETTVSTAEDQVKLGNELVQMKALTDITRLPVWKDPSGKEWQNYNRLVPYDNAIGIKTGSTTKAGGNLLFAATEDVDGEVVTVVGAILGQHAPPIIDTVNAVSKTAMVAAQDALTSSKILKKGDVVGYVDDGLGGRTPVVATQDVSAVGWAGKTVELALSDDGTEIPHEAKAGTKVGSLSVGDGTGDAVEVPVALQKDLTEPDYGSKLTRVS